One segment of Pseudoalteromonas rubra DNA contains the following:
- a CDS encoding LysR family transcriptional regulator — protein MSRLNYHHLYYFWRVAKAGSLTQVAQDVHISQSALSIQIKRLEHTMGVSLFEKQGRKLILTDAGKQVLVYADDIFYKGEELESFLLKGVATERQHLSIGVQTTLSRNFIESFISPLLCDPHISFTLTTRDMDTLLQGLSNHELDLVLTNRLASQNETRWHTQLVSRQQVAIVGPKGAGIKSDFPEGYDKVRWVLPGPTTEIRSAFNALCATHQYTPDIQAEVDDMAMLRLLARDSGALAVLPPVVVKDEIAQGVLEQYHSQLPIFEHFYAITTSRKFVPQALLDLLKQPLA, from the coding sequence ATGAGCCGGCTTAACTATCACCACCTCTATTATTTCTGGCGCGTTGCGAAGGCTGGTAGCCTGACACAGGTCGCTCAGGATGTGCACATCTCGCAGTCAGCCCTGTCAATTCAGATCAAACGACTGGAACATACGATGGGTGTCTCATTATTTGAAAAACAAGGACGCAAGCTGATCCTGACCGATGCCGGCAAGCAGGTGTTGGTTTATGCTGACGATATCTTTTACAAAGGCGAAGAGCTCGAATCCTTTTTACTTAAAGGTGTGGCCACCGAACGGCAACATCTGTCGATCGGCGTGCAAACCACCCTGTCGCGAAATTTCATTGAAAGCTTTATCAGCCCCTTGCTTTGTGACCCTCATATCAGCTTTACCCTCACCACCCGCGACATGGATACCCTGCTACAAGGATTAAGCAACCATGAACTGGATCTGGTGCTGACCAACCGTCTCGCCAGCCAGAATGAAACCCGCTGGCATACGCAACTGGTGTCGCGCCAGCAGGTTGCCATTGTCGGCCCTAAAGGTGCCGGCATTAAAAGTGACTTTCCAGAAGGGTATGACAAAGTGCGCTGGGTACTGCCCGGGCCCACCACAGAGATCCGCTCCGCTTTCAATGCCTTATGCGCCACTCATCAATACACACCGGATATTCAGGCCGAAGTAGATGATATGGCGATGCTGCGCCTGCTGGCCAGAGACAGTGGCGCGCTTGCAGTATTGCCCCCTGTAGTAGTTAAAGATGAAATTGCTCAGGGTGTGCTGGAGCAGTATCACAGTCAGCTGCCCATTTTTGAGCACTTTTACGCCATTACGACATCCCGTAAATTTGTCCCGCAGGCCCTGCTAGACTTGCTTAAGCAACCCTTAGCATAA
- the dgt gene encoding dGTPase, translating into MVTTFNCKIRADRPFEFSSKLSKQFESDRNRIITSAAIRRLQQKTQVFPLERNAAVRSRLTHSLEVQQAGRYICQLICEQLDEQTSVGEYERMLESIVEMACLMHDIGNPPFGHFGEAALSDWLGQHIAGIYKKLSGKAMSPDVLRDLTHFEGNAQGIRLVHTLLNLNLTYSQASGIMKYTRCGTEAAPEEGDTLSYLKKKVGFYLSEQEYISKLRRALDIAPGCRSPFSYIMEAADDISYGMADLEDAVEKNILSYQQLKIALQDTYQALSASLPASEQTLMADIIKKATERTEKIAGNHSQFFVFLRVQVNQKLPQHAARQFVDNFDAVMRGQFNQALIEDGSDCHLLIKTFKEVARELAFAHPEVEGRELQGYRVISGLLSVYEPLLQLGKNQFATLMNIEIPATTYVSRIPIYSARLFKKLPEKHKQAYRSALNSDTMNAIIPDPQEQEFYLRVRLIIDYISGMTDQFAFDEYRAFQVIDEI; encoded by the coding sequence ATGGTGACGACCTTCAACTGTAAGATCCGCGCGGATCGCCCCTTCGAGTTTTCAAGCAAGCTAAGCAAACAATTTGAAAGTGACCGAAATCGCATTATTACCTCGGCTGCAATCCGTCGGTTACAGCAAAAAACCCAGGTTTTTCCGCTAGAGCGAAACGCAGCGGTACGCTCCAGACTGACGCACTCTTTAGAAGTACAGCAGGCCGGGCGCTATATCTGTCAGCTGATCTGTGAACAGCTTGACGAGCAAACCAGTGTCGGCGAGTATGAACGTATGCTGGAGTCCATTGTCGAGATGGCCTGCCTAATGCATGACATAGGTAACCCACCCTTTGGGCACTTTGGCGAGGCAGCGCTGAGTGACTGGCTGGGGCAGCATATTGCCGGTATCTACAAAAAGCTCAGTGGTAAGGCAATGAGCCCCGACGTACTCAGAGACCTGACTCACTTTGAGGGCAACGCGCAGGGGATCCGTCTGGTGCACACACTGTTGAACCTGAACCTGACCTATTCGCAGGCCTCAGGGATCATGAAATACACCCGTTGCGGCACTGAGGCCGCCCCGGAAGAGGGTGACACACTCAGTTATCTTAAAAAGAAAGTGGGCTTTTACCTCAGTGAGCAGGAATACATTAGCAAACTCAGACGTGCACTGGATATTGCGCCGGGTTGCCGCTCTCCTTTTTCGTACATCATGGAAGCCGCAGACGACATCTCTTATGGCATGGCCGATCTGGAAGATGCCGTTGAAAAAAACATCCTGAGTTACCAGCAACTCAAAATCGCTCTGCAGGACACCTATCAGGCGCTCAGTGCCAGTTTGCCCGCTTCAGAGCAAACATTGATGGCCGACATCATTAAAAAAGCTACAGAAAGAACAGAAAAAATTGCGGGCAACCATAGCCAGTTCTTTGTTTTCTTGCGGGTTCAGGTTAACCAGAAACTACCACAACATGCCGCAAGGCAATTTGTCGATAATTTTGACGCCGTGATGCGTGGCCAGTTTAATCAGGCCCTGATTGAAGATGGCAGTGACTGCCATCTGCTTATCAAAACCTTTAAAGAGGTCGCCAGAGAGCTGGCCTTTGCCCACCCAGAGGTCGAAGGGCGAGAATTACAGGGCTATCGGGTTATCAGTGGGCTGCTGAGCGTATATGAACCACTGCTGCAGCTGGGTAAAAATCAATTTGCCACACTCATGAACATCGAGATACCGGCAACGACTTATGTTTCCAGGATCCCGATATACTCCGCCAGACTGTTCAAAAAGTTACCTGAGAAACACAAGCAGGCCTACCGGAGCGCACTCAACAGTGACACGATGAATGCCATTATCCCTGATCCTCAGGAACAGGAGTTTTACCTTAGAGTCCGATTAATCATTGACTACATCAGTGGTATGACTGATCAATTTGCCTTTGATGAGTATCGTGCGTTTCAGGTCATTGACGAAATATAA
- a CDS encoding GlxA family transcriptional regulator, with product MTRKQVYFIADGFQALDLFGPLDAFMETNSHVSHAYECKLLSLGAGPVKTVYGQQVQADYGLGDEFALDDLIICGGNGMRTLSLSARQVERLSELAGRAQRVFSICTGAFVLARLFPQKALTLTTHWRHCDSLARLHGHCTISPDPLYIQDKHIWSSAGVLSGVDLALAIVREDHGNSVAAQVAKDLVVYLQRSGNQRQYSDALALQSGDSLKLSPLMEWLSTQLNQSVSVARMAEYCHLSERQLTRLFKQHLNCTPSHYFKVLKLNHARDLLSEENISLRHVAGKLGFNNYDSFRRAFIRQFGVTPSHYTKGINR from the coding sequence ATGACAAGAAAACAAGTATATTTTATCGCTGACGGATTTCAGGCACTGGATTTATTTGGGCCTTTAGATGCGTTTATGGAGACTAACTCCCATGTGTCTCATGCGTATGAATGTAAGCTATTGAGTTTAGGGGCTGGACCTGTAAAAACTGTTTATGGCCAGCAAGTTCAGGCGGATTATGGCCTCGGAGACGAGTTCGCTCTAGACGACCTGATCATATGTGGGGGCAATGGTATGCGCACGTTGTCGCTCAGTGCCAGGCAGGTTGAGAGACTGTCTGAACTGGCGGGCAGAGCTCAGCGCGTTTTCAGTATATGTACCGGCGCATTCGTGCTCGCCCGGCTTTTTCCACAAAAGGCCTTAACGTTAACTACCCACTGGCGACATTGTGATAGCCTGGCCCGGTTGCATGGCCACTGTACCATTTCACCCGATCCGCTCTACATACAGGACAAGCACATCTGGTCGTCAGCCGGTGTACTGTCTGGGGTTGATTTAGCACTTGCTATTGTCCGTGAGGATCACGGTAACAGTGTTGCTGCGCAAGTTGCCAAAGATCTGGTGGTTTATTTGCAGCGTTCTGGGAATCAGCGTCAGTATTCAGATGCCCTGGCATTGCAATCGGGTGACAGTTTAAAGCTCTCACCACTTATGGAATGGTTAAGTACGCAGCTCAACCAATCTGTTTCTGTTGCCAGGATGGCGGAGTATTGTCACCTCAGCGAGCGACAGCTTACCCGTTTGTTTAAACAGCACCTGAACTGTACACCGAGTCATTATTTTAAAGTGCTCAAGCTAAATCATGCCCGAGACCTTTTATCTGAGGAAAACATTAGTCTGCGCCATGTGGCCGGTAAGCTGGGGTTTAATAACTACGACAGTTTCAGGCGCGCGTTTATCAGACAGTTTGGGGTAACGCCGTCACACTATACTAAAGGAATTAATCGATGA
- a CDS encoding cold-shock protein — MSNTVTGTVKWFNESKGFGFISQENGPDVFAHFSAIQGDGFKTLVEGQSVEFTVSQGQKGPQADKIVVL; from the coding sequence ATGTCTAACACAGTTACTGGTACAGTTAAGTGGTTCAACGAGTCTAAAGGTTTTGGTTTCATTTCTCAGGAAAATGGCCCTGACGTATTCGCTCACTTCAGCGCTATCCAAGGCGACGGCTTCAAAACTTTGGTTGAAGGCCAGAGCGTAGAATTCACAGTGTCTCAGGGTCAAAAAGGTCCTCAGGCTGACAAAATCGTAGTTCTTTAA
- a CDS encoding YbcC family protein → MARDIRTLTQPQLSAIQTACLKLAPSWPLDQMIAVSPYWPMRDEPIEQVSARLSALAGISMLMPASDYLDWYRRGLITEQALQTALAESGLGISQGELVQALERIPEQVPWQPLSGLLDEHRARHKMAWRDEITHQISQFCAAHFQQAQPMLHSNEKPDLYAHWLAVSQRDRGLSIVLDEPDLHRYFAQLPDDPHALIAQALDTFGIQNEQVELYAHAMLLDISGWGAWVAYLRWQGELSNTPQDQTLELLAIRMAWELVLWRYQESQFPGFFATLTHAWKQSMARLTDLPVQHQTQQKPLWIWARAAELSYQQQLHSMLSRPVNLSARAIQCQVAFCIDVRSEVYRRALEGQSDAIQTMGFAGFFGLPISYQPQQADVSRPQCPGLLMPSLVASHAQTDKHGAASLNAGARWQAFSKSATASFSMVESAGWIDTFKLLKKAFFASEQVHPVDKLSNSQSWSLTQNGEELSAQQKAELAAGVLHAMGFEQFAPTVLLVGHGSHSTNNLQEAGLGCGACGGQSGEVNVKVLAWLLNDKAVRAALPELGVEIPEQTRFIAALHNTTTDHIRCYGEKPDAQIESWLSSATAVAQKERAAKLDTQLADFDREALDQALIARSLDWSQTRPEWGLANNAAFVVAPRDWTRGVDLQGRSFLHDYQWQHDTDFKVLETIMTAPMLVTHWINMQYNASTTDNLHFGSGNKVLHNAVGGNIGVFEGNGGDLRTGLAMQSLHNGHDWMHQVQRLSVYLAAPKSAIKDIASRHEVVQQLIDNEWLYVFQWQSSGEISRFFQQRWWPVSAPADRQGEEQKIVQCL, encoded by the coding sequence ATGGCAAGAGATATTCGCACACTCACCCAACCACAACTTAGCGCGATTCAAACCGCTTGTCTGAAGCTTGCACCCAGCTGGCCGCTGGACCAGATGATAGCGGTCAGTCCATACTGGCCAATGCGTGATGAGCCAATTGAGCAGGTCAGTGCCCGGCTCAGTGCGCTGGCTGGCATTTCGATGTTGATGCCAGCCAGTGACTATCTGGATTGGTATCGCCGTGGCCTTATCACCGAGCAGGCCCTGCAAACGGCACTGGCGGAATCAGGGCTTGGGATCAGTCAGGGGGAGCTGGTTCAGGCACTCGAGCGGATACCGGAGCAGGTGCCATGGCAGCCGTTGTCGGGGTTGCTGGACGAGCACAGAGCGCGTCACAAAATGGCTTGGCGCGATGAGATAACACATCAGATCAGTCAGTTTTGTGCGGCGCATTTTCAGCAGGCTCAGCCCATGTTACACAGCAACGAAAAGCCTGATCTTTATGCCCACTGGCTGGCGGTGAGTCAGCGTGATAGGGGACTCAGCATTGTGCTGGATGAGCCCGACCTGCACCGCTATTTTGCGCAGTTACCGGATGACCCGCATGCTTTGATAGCGCAGGCATTAGACACCTTTGGTATACAAAATGAACAGGTTGAGTTATACGCACATGCGATGTTGCTGGATATCAGTGGGTGGGGAGCCTGGGTCGCCTACCTACGCTGGCAAGGTGAACTCAGCAATACGCCACAGGATCAGACGCTGGAGCTGCTGGCAATTCGGATGGCCTGGGAGCTGGTGTTGTGGCGTTATCAAGAATCACAGTTTCCTGGCTTCTTTGCAACTTTGACGCATGCATGGAAGCAATCGATGGCACGGTTGACGGATTTGCCTGTGCAACATCAAACACAACAAAAACCGCTGTGGATCTGGGCCAGAGCGGCTGAGCTGAGTTACCAGCAGCAGCTACACAGCATGTTGAGCCGCCCGGTAAATTTATCGGCACGTGCCATTCAGTGTCAGGTTGCATTTTGTATCGATGTGCGCTCCGAAGTTTATCGTCGGGCACTGGAAGGTCAAAGCGATGCCATACAGACTATGGGGTTTGCGGGCTTTTTTGGCTTACCCATTTCATACCAGCCACAACAGGCTGATGTAAGCCGCCCTCAGTGCCCAGGCTTGTTGATGCCCAGTCTGGTGGCCTCTCATGCGCAAACAGACAAGCATGGTGCCGCCTCGCTAAACGCCGGTGCTCGTTGGCAGGCATTTTCGAAGTCGGCCACGGCGTCATTTTCCATGGTGGAGTCGGCTGGGTGGATAGATACATTTAAATTGCTGAAAAAAGCGTTTTTTGCCTCTGAGCAAGTGCATCCAGTCGACAAGTTATCAAACAGTCAGAGCTGGTCGTTGACGCAAAATGGCGAGGAGTTAAGCGCACAGCAAAAGGCTGAACTGGCTGCTGGCGTATTGCATGCGATGGGGTTTGAGCAATTCGCTCCTACCGTACTACTGGTTGGCCATGGCAGCCACTCTACCAACAACTTACAGGAAGCCGGGCTTGGATGCGGCGCATGTGGTGGACAAAGTGGTGAAGTCAATGTCAAAGTGCTGGCTTGGTTACTGAATGATAAGGCGGTACGAGCTGCATTACCTGAACTTGGGGTTGAGATCCCTGAGCAAACCCGGTTTATTGCGGCACTGCATAATACCACTACAGACCACATTCGCTGTTACGGCGAAAAACCCGATGCTCAGATAGAATCCTGGCTGTCGAGCGCAACGGCTGTGGCACAAAAAGAGCGTGCGGCAAAGCTGGATACACAGCTGGCTGACTTTGATCGAGAAGCGCTGGATCAGGCTTTGATAGCCCGTAGCCTGGATTGGTCTCAGACTCGCCCGGAGTGGGGGCTGGCCAATAATGCTGCATTTGTTGTGGCACCTCGTGACTGGACCCGGGGAGTTGATCTGCAGGGGCGCAGCTTTTTACATGATTATCAATGGCAGCATGATACTGATTTTAAGGTGCTCGAAACTATCATGACCGCACCTATGCTGGTAACCCATTGGATCAACATGCAGTACAACGCCTCGACCACAGATAATCTGCATTTTGGTAGTGGCAATAAAGTGTTACATAACGCGGTCGGCGGCAATATTGGTGTTTTTGAGGGCAATGGCGGAGATCTCAGAACAGGCCTTGCGATGCAGTCGTTACATAACGGACATGACTGGATGCACCAGGTACAACGATTGTCCGTTTATCTGGCAGCACCTAAATCGGCAATTAAAGATATTGCATCTCGCCACGAAGTGGTTCAGCAGTTGATCGATAACGAATGGTTGTACGTATTTCAGTGGCAATCGTCGGGCGAGATAAGTCGTTTTTTCCAGCAGCGCTGGTGGCCTGTGTCTGCGCCCGCAGACAGACAAGGTGAAGAACAGAAAATAGTACAGTGTCTTTGA
- a CDS encoding NADH-quinone oxidoreductase subunit L gives MSISLMMMLAITLSFALSAWYCGRASRINRRFVNVLSGWLLVLLITAVAGQGVETLFLSESTLTQWIHVTSLGLIMFALVVFMAIILMRFSLNYMAGEPRLGVYWRWLLGTLAAVSLVVMSNHLLLLLLGWTVISLALHQLLLFYPERPRAALGAHKKFILARLAELALLIAVLCLYQAHGTFLLTEILAHYQAPNPDVSVYTQIAAVMLVIVALMKCAQLPVHGWLMQVVEAPTPVSALLHAGVINLGGFLMIVFAPVVMQVAAAQWLLLLAGGLTTVLAALIMTTRVSVKVRLAWSTSAQMGLMLVECALGLYELALLHLLAHSAYKAHAFLNSGHAVRDNLQARLAVPVTPSRARWLGAALLSMSLVAMTYWFVGQGTALSMWVLLAMSFTLLLAQRSSAHHSLPWAGVLAFCVVLLTSYAAMKTLLAHTVFAEVSLHETPLSAADSVVMMLFVSLFVLNWLLTYKTAHPGVQRLSVVLFAGLYLDEWWTRLTLKIWPVKLPAPVKAQRTAKRPYGLIQES, from the coding sequence ATGTCAATATCGTTAATGATGATGCTCGCCATCACGCTCAGTTTTGCGCTCAGCGCCTGGTATTGCGGCCGTGCCAGTCGCATCAACAGGCGGTTTGTCAATGTATTGTCTGGTTGGTTACTGGTTTTATTGATCACGGCCGTCGCCGGGCAGGGCGTTGAGACCCTTTTTCTCTCTGAAAGTACGCTTACGCAGTGGATACATGTGACGTCGCTGGGCCTGATCATGTTTGCCCTGGTGGTGTTTATGGCCATTATTCTGATGCGCTTTTCTCTCAATTACATGGCCGGTGAGCCGCGCCTGGGCGTTTACTGGCGCTGGTTACTGGGCACGCTTGCGGCTGTCTCATTGGTGGTGATGAGTAATCATTTGCTCTTGCTGCTGCTGGGCTGGACTGTGATTAGTCTGGCGCTTCACCAGTTATTACTTTTCTATCCCGAGCGTCCCCGAGCTGCACTGGGGGCACATAAAAAGTTTATTCTGGCCCGCCTGGCTGAGCTGGCGTTGCTGATTGCCGTGCTGTGCTTGTACCAGGCGCACGGTACCTTTTTGCTGACCGAGATTCTGGCACATTATCAGGCTCCTAACCCTGACGTCAGTGTTTACACCCAGATTGCCGCAGTCATGCTGGTAATAGTCGCACTGATGAAATGTGCGCAGCTGCCGGTGCACGGCTGGCTAATGCAGGTGGTCGAAGCCCCTACGCCAGTCAGTGCTTTATTACATGCGGGTGTTATCAATCTGGGTGGTTTTTTAATGATAGTGTTTGCGCCTGTGGTGATGCAGGTTGCTGCCGCTCAGTGGTTGCTGTTACTGGCAGGCGGTCTGACAACGGTACTGGCGGCGCTGATCATGACAACCCGGGTAAGCGTTAAAGTGCGGCTTGCCTGGTCGACCAGTGCACAGATGGGTTTGATGCTGGTTGAGTGTGCACTGGGATTATATGAATTGGCATTGCTACATTTATTAGCGCATTCAGCATACAAAGCGCATGCTTTTCTTAATTCCGGGCACGCGGTTCGGGATAACCTGCAAGCACGTCTGGCGGTCCCTGTTACGCCGTCTCGGGCACGCTGGCTGGGTGCGGCATTGCTGAGTATGAGTCTGGTTGCCATGACGTATTGGTTCGTGGGGCAGGGCACAGCGCTGAGTATGTGGGTCTTGCTGGCAATGTCATTTACGCTGCTCCTGGCACAGCGCAGCAGTGCGCATCATAGCCTACCCTGGGCAGGTGTGCTGGCGTTCTGTGTCGTGTTGTTGACCAGCTATGCTGCTATGAAAACGCTGCTTGCTCATACTGTGTTTGCTGAAGTATCTCTGCATGAAACTCCTCTGAGTGCAGCCGATAGTGTGGTGATGATGTTGTTTGTCAGCTTGTTTGTATTGAACTGGTTATTGACCTACAAGACTGCGCACCCTGGGGTGCAGAGGCTATCAGTGGTGCTGTTTGCTGGTTTGTATCTGGATGAGTGGTGGACCCGTCTGACACTAAAAATCTGGCCCGTGAAGCTACCTGCCCCTGTTAAAGCGCAGCGTACGGCCAAGCGCCCGTATGGATTAATTCAGGAGTCTTAA
- a CDS encoding GNAT family N-acetyltransferase: MLSLRLFEPSDEQYLVRYLNNPATVRYLSPKVPFPYTAADAHWWINTGSKEGITRAIILDGVLIGCIGARPGTFEYCRSAEIGYWLAEEYWGQGITGQALDLLIADVEATTEMVRLEAVVFEQNTRSARVLEKAGFEFEGVRRKAIYKDGELFDARLFGKVFELN; this comes from the coding sequence ATGTTATCACTCAGATTATTTGAACCTTCAGATGAACAATATCTGGTTCGTTATTTAAACAACCCTGCTACGGTACGGTATCTTTCGCCTAAAGTGCCTTTTCCTTACACTGCGGCTGATGCACATTGGTGGATCAATACGGGGAGCAAAGAAGGGATAACGCGTGCCATTATTCTGGACGGTGTGTTGATCGGGTGTATCGGGGCGCGGCCAGGTACGTTCGAGTATTGCCGAAGTGCAGAAATCGGCTATTGGCTGGCTGAGGAATATTGGGGACAGGGCATTACAGGACAGGCACTTGATTTGTTGATCGCCGATGTTGAAGCCACGACAGAGATGGTCCGGCTGGAAGCGGTTGTTTTCGAACAAAATACTCGCTCAGCCCGGGTATTAGAAAAAGCGGGGTTTGAATTTGAAGGCGTGCGCCGCAAAGCAATTTATAAAGATGGCGAGCTGTTTGATGCGCGTTTGTTTGGCAAGGTATTTGAACTAAATTAG
- a CDS encoding DUF3526 domain-containing protein has translation MLLFKLECKRLFAGTINKLVLVLFIISGVFAIYQGALGYKSVRIDQYKSMVVFQKEREHVNSRETLPAAGSLAYYASAPTEWKLSPWAALFVGETPSSMVATKIRATALQSQIFNREIVNPAQQRAGGLDLGFVLVYFLPLVIGILTVTLISDEQHAGRWRLLNALPNSAFGLLAKQIALRFMVIWLLVVTLLLSAALILSLPFDGLFWIVLGATSLYMVFWFALATLIMSFGKNSVVNSLAYLSSWVVLALLIPGAVHLYLSGQYQSDAPLEITLQQRMTLNDGWDKDKQATLDEFLTHETPWQNTAPLGEAFDWKWYYAQQHMSDLAVQTLVEEHIQNNQARQARLQTLSVLSPALFFQLSLNELAHTSSGYQLKYRQQVADYHRAMRHFFYDFMFFDKPVTRQDVEDFPLFKAQAMEAASGLWKLLISALFVLAISALSIVRIRQLKPL, from the coding sequence ATGCTGCTGTTTAAACTCGAATGCAAGCGTTTGTTTGCTGGCACCATTAACAAACTGGTTTTGGTGTTATTTATCATTTCGGGGGTGTTTGCCATCTACCAGGGAGCACTTGGTTATAAGTCGGTACGCATCGACCAGTATAAATCTATGGTGGTGTTTCAAAAAGAGCGGGAACATGTTAACAGCCGTGAAACGCTGCCCGCTGCGGGATCTTTGGCGTACTATGCCAGTGCCCCGACTGAGTGGAAGTTGAGCCCCTGGGCCGCTTTGTTTGTAGGCGAGACCCCGTCGTCTATGGTGGCCACGAAAATTCGCGCAACGGCATTGCAAAGCCAGATTTTCAATCGTGAGATTGTCAATCCGGCTCAGCAACGGGCAGGAGGCTTGGATCTGGGCTTTGTGCTGGTTTATTTTCTGCCTCTGGTGATAGGCATATTAACGGTGACTTTGATCTCAGACGAGCAACATGCGGGCCGCTGGCGATTGCTTAACGCGCTGCCTAACAGCGCATTTGGGCTACTTGCCAAGCAGATTGCGCTGCGCTTTATGGTTATCTGGTTGCTGGTGGTTACCTTGCTACTCAGCGCTGCACTGATATTGTCTTTGCCGTTTGATGGCTTGTTCTGGATAGTGCTGGGGGCGACCAGTTTGTATATGGTGTTCTGGTTTGCACTGGCAACTTTAATCATGAGTTTTGGTAAAAACAGTGTGGTGAATAGTCTGGCTTATCTGAGTAGCTGGGTGGTACTGGCGCTGCTGATCCCCGGGGCTGTGCACTTGTATTTGTCTGGTCAGTACCAAAGCGATGCGCCACTAGAGATCACACTGCAACAGCGCATGACACTCAACGATGGCTGGGACAAGGACAAGCAAGCCACGCTGGACGAATTTCTGACGCACGAAACACCGTGGCAGAATACCGCGCCTCTGGGCGAGGCATTCGACTGGAAATGGTATTATGCGCAGCAGCATATGAGCGATCTGGCGGTGCAGACTCTTGTTGAAGAGCATATCCAGAATAATCAGGCTCGCCAGGCCCGGTTGCAAACACTGAGTGTGTTGTCTCCGGCTTTGTTCTTTCAGCTTTCGCTGAATGAACTGGCCCATACCAGTAGCGGCTATCAGCTGAAGTACCGGCAACAGGTGGCTGACTACCACCGTGCCATGCGTCATTTTTTCTATGACTTTATGTTTTTTGATAAGCCAGTGACACGTCAAGATGTGGAAGATTTTCCACTGTTTAAAGCGCAGGCGATGGAAGCAGCCAGTGGCCTGTGGAAATTGCTGATCAGCGCATTATTCGTGCTGGCTATTTCTGCCTTGTCGATCGTCAGGATCCGACAGCTAAAACCGCTTTAA
- a CDS encoding substrate-binding periplasmic protein: MNSSQWLIICSILISALSFGKLAVADVLDVSVGWTKPPYVIEQGDTGFELDMVKAIFALLGHDLRFVYVPFGRSDSLLKTYKVDAALTMNRRMDLAGAVLSEPYITYHNTAISLKSRKLIIPSISALENYAVIGFQNASLVLGMEYRLATASSPLYIELPDQQKQVELLLQGKVDVVVMDINIFNHLSKAVVGQDQMPNVSVHNLFPASPYRIAFRDPDLKEAFNLKMVQFKRSAAYQTLLNKYEFLQ, translated from the coding sequence ATGAACTCATCGCAGTGGCTTATTATTTGTAGCATTTTGATATCGGCGTTGTCGTTCGGCAAACTTGCAGTAGCTGACGTATTGGATGTTTCCGTTGGCTGGACTAAACCCCCGTATGTGATTGAACAGGGTGATACTGGCTTCGAACTGGATATGGTAAAGGCCATTTTTGCCTTGCTGGGCCATGACCTGCGGTTTGTGTATGTTCCCTTTGGCCGTTCAGATTCACTGTTGAAAACATACAAAGTCGACGCGGCACTGACCATGAACCGGCGCATGGATCTGGCCGGCGCGGTATTATCTGAGCCTTATATCACCTACCACAATACTGCCATCAGTTTAAAAAGTCGGAAGTTAATAATACCCAGTATCAGCGCTCTAGAAAATTACGCTGTGATTGGCTTTCAGAATGCTTCTTTGGTACTGGGCATGGAGTATCGACTGGCGACTGCCAGCAGCCCTTTGTACATTGAGCTACCCGATCAGCAAAAACAGGTAGAATTGCTGTTGCAGGGGAAAGTAGATGTGGTGGTTATGGATATCAATATTTTTAATCATCTGAGTAAAGCCGTTGTCGGCCAGGATCAGATGCCCAATGTATCAGTGCACAATTTGTTCCCTGCATCGCCATACCGTATTGCCTTTCGGGACCCAGATCTTAAAGAGGCCTTTAATCTTAAAATGGTGCAGTTTAAACGTAGTGCTGCTTATCAAACGTTGTTGAACAAGTACGAATTTCTTCAGTGA